In Quercus lobata isolate SW786 unplaced genomic scaffold, ValleyOak3.0 Primary Assembly Scq3eQI_73, whole genome shotgun sequence, a single window of DNA contains:
- the LOC115972742 gene encoding uncharacterized protein LOC115972742 — protein MLYPVEFLNSLEFPGIPKHELKLKVGIPIMLLRNLNQTAGLCNGTRLIVTQLADWVIEAKIITRTNIGSKLCGITMSKGYSFLDQISYAKETWRIRVRICRIWKAVNKRSGNNFISLDMIFIDEKIIILDNNKMFESFNYSLYL, from the exons ATGTTGTATCCAGTTGAGTTTCTGAATTCACTTGAGTTTCCTGGAATTCCCAAACACGAGCTGAAGCTGAAAGTTGGAATCCCTATAATGTTATTGAGAAACCTTAATCAAACTGCAGGTTTATGTAATGGAACACGATTGATTGTCACCCAGCTTGCTGATTGGGTTATTGAGGCAAAGATTATAACTAGGACAAATATTGGCTCTAAA CTGTGCGGTATAACAATGTCCAAAGGATACAGCTTTCTTGATCAAATATCTTATGCTAAGGAGACATGGAGAATTAGAGTGAGAATATGCAGAATTTGGAAAGCGGTGAATAAGAGAAGTGGAAATAACTTCATCAGTCTTGACATGATCTTTATCGATGAAAAGATTATCATACTTGACAACAATAAGATGTTTGAATCTTTCAACTATTCATTGTatttgtaa